The genomic region CTACCTTTAGTTAGAAAACCCGCAAACCGATCGCTATTCGCCGCTATTCGCAAGTTCTCAAGCGATAGCCAAACCCATGAACGGTTTCGATCGGATCGTCTGGGGCGCCAATTTCACGAAATTTCCGGCGCAAACTTTTAATATGAGCTTTAACTGTTTCTTCGCTGGGCGGTTCTTCTAAAGACCATAAATATTCGAGAATTTCACCGCGACTGAGAACCCGGCGACCGTTGCGCACGAATAATTCTAAAAGTGAATATTCTTTAGGGGTCAATTGTAAAGGACGATCGCCGTAAGTGACTTCATAGGTCGTCGGATCGAGTCGCAAGTCGCCCCAGGTTAAAATAGGAGGCGCCGCGTCTTGCGATCGCCGCAATAACGCTCTCAAACGAGCGAACAATTCTGAAAGATCGACGGGTTTGACGAGATAGTCATCTGCCCCGGCATCCAATCCTTTCACTTTATCCCGACTGGTATCGAGGGCGGTCAACAACAAAATCGGTTGAAAATAGCCGTTGGATCGCATTCGCTTACAAAGACTGACCCCATCGAGTTTGGGCAGCATGATATCGAGTATAATCAAATCGTAATTCACCTGGGTGACTTGCTGCCAAGCAGCCTCCCCATCCCGGGCAATATCGACAATATATCGCTCGTCTGACAAAACTTCCGCTAAAGTTTCTGCCAAAGGAATATCATCTTCGACCACTAAAATTCTCATGGCTATCAATCCTAAAAGAGAGATTAAGCGTACTCGACCTTTTGAAAAAGGAACTTTACCAGCGATCGCCGCCCAATCTTGACGAACTTTGCCTCTCAATCCGAACATGTTCCCAACTTTGGCTGTTGGTAGCGGTCGGGACTCGTCAAGTATCGATCTCTCTTTTGAAAAAGGGCATACTTAAGCGAGAACTGAAAAAAGGAGGCGATCTTAACTCAAGCGCCAAGGGAACCCCTTTGATATCTGTGAAGCAACAGGTATGTCATCGCACCCGATCGATGTTGAGCAAGATTTACGAACGTTACAGATGAACGAAAATCGGGAAGAACGACAGGTTACTGGCGTCTTTGGACTAACGGCTTTAGCTATTGTTAGCTTCAGCTTGGTTTTTGGTGTTTTTTTATCCAGTACGATCGCATTACTCAACAAATCGCAATATGTGGGGGTATTAGCGATCGCCGACAGTTTTATTTTACTGCTCTTGCTGGGGCTGTATTGGTTCGTTCTCAGTTTAATGGCAGCTATTCGCCGATCGCCAAGAACGCCGGACAAAGGAGGCGCCGACCCTCTAGAACCGAACCCTGAAAGCTTCGACTGTGCAACTGAAAAGATAGGAGAATCGACAAGAGATTCCATACCCAATGTATCCGATCCGGCGATCGGTGCCAATAAAAAATATGAGGAGTTAACGGTAAGCGATCGCCGGGGTGGCGCCACCGAAATTGAGGAACTTAGTAACCGAGAACGGGAGCTACAAGCGATTTTCGATGGCGTTTCCGATGCCCTGACCATCCTCGACGACCGAGGCACCTATTTACAAGCCAATCCGGCAGCGTGGGACTTATTCGGTTTGGACGAGTCTCAACTTCTCGGTCACCGCCTCGCCGAGTTTATCGACGCCGAGAGCAATTCGGACGATAACTTCGATCGCATCTGGGCCGAGTTTCTGCAACGGGGCAAAATGCGCGGCAAATGTCGGATCGTGCGGGGGGACGGTACGACGAGGGAGGTGGAATTCTCCGCTACGGCGAATTTCCTGCCGGGACGTCACCTGTCGATCGTGCGCGACATTACCGATCGCCAACGGGCGGAAACCGCCTTGGGGGAACGGGAACAGCAGTTAAGTGCGATCGCCGCCAATATCCCCGGTTCGATCTATCGGGCCGTTATCGGGGACGACGGACGGCTACAACTGACCTATATCAGTCCCGGGGTGCAAGCCCTTTACGAAATCTCCCCAGAAGTAGCGATCGCCGATCCTCAATCCTTGTTCGATTGCATCCATCCCGAAGATCGAAGCACCTGCGATCGGCTTCGGCGCCAGGCGAGCGCGAACCTCGCCGATTTTGACTGCCGATATCGGATCGTCACCCCCTCCGGTCGAGTGAAGTGGATTCGCGAAACAGGGCGCTGTTCGCGCGATCGTCGCGGCGCCTTCGTCATCGATGGAGTCTGTCAGGATATCAGCGACCTCCACGGGGCGATCGCCGCCCGACAACAGAGCGATCGTCAATTTCAAGCCCTCGTCGAAAATTCCCCGGATATTATCGCCCGCTTCGATCGCGATCGGCGCTACGTTTATGCCAATCCGGCAATTGAAAAGGCCACCGGAATCCCTCCGGATACCTTCTTCGGCAAAACCAACAGCGAACTGGGAATGCCCCCGGAATCCGTACTCCAGTGGGATCGCGCTTTGATGGACGTCTTTGCAACGGGACGATCGCAGACCCTCGAATTTGACTTTCTCACCCCTATCGGACGGCGCTACTATCAGAGTCGGCTCGTTCCCGACCTCGACGCCGAAGGGGGGGTCAAATCCGTCTTATCCGTCGTTAGAGACATCACCGAACTCAAGCAAAGCGAAGCCGCCTTGCGCGCCAATCAACATTTACTCCAACAAATTGCCGATACCACTCCAAGCCTAATCTGCATTTACGATCTCACCTGTAATTGCGATCTCTATCTCAATCGCGAAAGTCGGATGTTTCTGGGATTGCCTACGGAAGGGGCGATCGTCGGCGGGACGGACTTATTTATGCAGCGCACCCATCCCGACGATCGCCCCTTCTGGCAGGACGTTAAAATCCGGCTCACTCAGCTCGACGATGGCGAAATTTTTGAGAACGAATACCGCTTGCAACATGCGGACGGTCAGTGGCGCTGGTTGCATTCGTGGGAAGTTGTTTTTAAACGCAATCGGGAAGGGCAACCCCAACAAATTCTCAGCGTGGCGATCGATATTACCCAGCGTCGCCAAGTTCAAAAACAACTGAGCCAAAGCGAAGTCCTTTATCGCACCCTGGTTCAGAATTTTCCTAACGGCGCGGTGGTTTTATTCGATCGCGATTTGCGCTATACCTTCGCTGAAGAAACGCCCTTGCTCGATGTCGAACCCTCGAAGGTCAGCTTAGAAGGAAAAAGCATTTTTGAACATTTCAATCCCGCCACTTGCGAAATTCTCGAACCTCCTTTGCGTGCCGTTTTTGCGGGGCAATCTTCGGTCTTAGAAATGCCCTATGGCGATCGCTTTTATACGGTTCACGTGCTTCCTATCGCCGACGACCGAGGGGAAATTTATGCGGGACTGTGCATGACTCAAGATATTACCGATCGCAAACAAGCCGAACTGGAATTATTAGAAGAGCGCAATTTTATCGCTGCGGTGTTGGATACGGCGGGAGCGCTGGTTATCGTCCTCGATCGCGAGGGTAAAATTGTTCGGTTTAACCGGGCTTGCGAACGGATGACCGGATATCCGTTTGACGAGGTAAAAGATCGAGTTTTTTGGGAATTTTTACTGCTGCCTGAAGAACGCGAAGCGGTCAAACAGGAATTTAACCACCTGATAGAA from Oxynema aestuarii AP17 harbors:
- a CDS encoding response regulator transcription factor; this encodes MRILVVEDDIPLAETLAEVLSDERYIVDIARDGEAAWQQVTQVNYDLIILDIMLPKLDGVSLCKRMRSNGYFQPILLLTALDTSRDKVKGLDAGADDYLVKPVDLSELFARLRALLRRSQDAAPPILTWGDLRLDPTTYEVTYGDRPLQLTPKEYSLLELFVRNGRRVLSRGEILEYLWSLEEPPSEETVKAHIKSLRRKFREIGAPDDPIETVHGFGYRLRTCE
- a CDS encoding sensor histidine kinase, producing the protein MNENREERQVTGVFGLTALAIVSFSLVFGVFLSSTIALLNKSQYVGVLAIADSFILLLLLGLYWFVLSLMAAIRRSPRTPDKGGADPLEPNPESFDCATEKIGESTRDSIPNVSDPAIGANKKYEELTVSDRRGGATEIEELSNRERELQAIFDGVSDALTILDDRGTYLQANPAAWDLFGLDESQLLGHRLAEFIDAESNSDDNFDRIWAEFLQRGKMRGKCRIVRGDGTTREVEFSATANFLPGRHLSIVRDITDRQRAETALGEREQQLSAIAANIPGSIYRAVIGDDGRLQLTYISPGVQALYEISPEVAIADPQSLFDCIHPEDRSTCDRLRRQASANLADFDCRYRIVTPSGRVKWIRETGRCSRDRRGAFVIDGVCQDISDLHGAIAARQQSDRQFQALVENSPDIIARFDRDRRYVYANPAIEKATGIPPDTFFGKTNSELGMPPESVLQWDRALMDVFATGRSQTLEFDFLTPIGRRYYQSRLVPDLDAEGGVKSVLSVVRDITELKQSEAALRANQHLLQQIADTTPSLICIYDLTCNCDLYLNRESRMFLGLPTEGAIVGGTDLFMQRTHPDDRPFWQDVKIRLTQLDDGEIFENEYRLQHADGQWRWLHSWEVVFKRNREGQPQQILSVAIDITQRRQVQKQLSQSEVLYRTLVQNFPNGAVVLFDRDLRYTFAEETPLLDVEPSKVSLEGKSIFEHFNPATCEILEPPLRAVFAGQSSVLEMPYGDRFYTVHVLPIADDRGEIYAGLCMTQDITDRKQAELELLEERNFIAAVLDTAGALVIVLDREGKIVRFNRACERMTGYPFDEVKDRVFWEFLLLPEEREAVKQEFNHLIETTPSSEYENYWVAKDGSRRLISWSNTLLFDRDRSLKYIIGIGIDITDRKRAEKVERALQREQELNQLQLRFFSMVSHEFRTPLSTILMSAQSLEKNSPNFEPGRILKNSRRIQRSVQHTLQLLDDILTLNRAETGKLEFQPAPLNLIQVYRQIIEEVRLTFDGDRPLNFSYDLWLLPPSRRVSMDAKLLRSIALNLLSNAIKYSPQGEGIEVELSSASGSIDEDGSVRLSGEGEPNLSILTVKDRGIGIPESDLPHLFEAFHRGANVGSIPGTGLGLTVVKKCVDLHGAAIAVTSNVEGDAPVRGTTFTVTIPFSI